In the Permianibacter fluminis genome, TTCGGGCTTTGTTGCGTCAGCGCAATGCGGAGCAGCACCCACGTCTCCGGATCCGTCATACGACCGAAGTGGTGCTGATGGATGACAAGCCGTCGGTCGCGTTGCGTTCGAAAAAAGATTCGTCATTGCGCGTTGCCCTGCAAATGGTTCGCGACGGCGAGGCTCAGGCCTGCGTGTCGGCTGGCAACACTGGCGCCCTGATGGCGCTGGCGCGCTTTGTCGTCAAAATGCTGCCGGGAATTGATCGGCCTGCGATTTGCACCAAGCTGCCGACCATGACCGGTCACTGCCACATGCTCGATCTGGGCGCCAACATCGATTGCGATGCTGAAGCTTTGTTCCAGTTCGCGGTGATGGGCTCGGTCGTTGCCAGCGCCGTGGATGGTTTGAGTTCGCCATCGGTCGGCTTGCTGAATGTTGGCGAGGAAGAAATCAAAGGCAATGAGCAGGTGAAAAAGGCCGCTCAATTGCTCGGCAATACGCCAGCGATTCGCTACATCGGTTTTGTCGAAGGCAACGGCATTTATGCCGGTGAAGCCGATGTGATTGTCTGTGATGGCTTTGTCGGCAATGCCGTGCTCAAAGCCAGCGAAGGCATCGTCAAACTGGTGATGGCGAAACTGAAAGACGAATTTACCCACAGCTGGATCAGCAAGATTCGTGCTGCGGTCGCGATGCCGGTATTGAAGTCATTTCGTAACCGGTTGAACCCCGACCAGTACAATGGCGCCAGTCTGGTAGGCTTGGATGGCATCGTCATCAAGAGCCACGGCGGTGCCAATGAGGCCGCAACGGTCTGCGCTATTGAAGAAGCGATCAAGGAAGTCCACTACAACGTGCCGCAGAAAATCCGCAGCGAAATCGAAGCGCTTCTGGTGAGCCGAGCCGTTTCCTGAGACGGCTTGGCTACAGCAGCCTGCTTTGCCTGTGCAAGTAGCTTGAACATCAACCGGCGTGAAGACAGCGTGACAACTCAAAAATCGACCTACAGCAAGATTCTGGGCACCGGTAGCTTTCTTCCGGAGAAAGCACTGACCAATTTTGATCTGGAAAAATTGGTCGAGACCAACGATGCCTGGATTGTTGAACGCACCGGTATCCGCAAGCGTCACGTCGCCGGCGCCAATGAATCCGCGTCAACGATGGGTACCGAAGCGGCCAAACGGGCGATTGCCATGGCTGGTATTCGCACCGAAGACATCGGCATGATCGTGGTGGGTACTGCGACGCCGGATCGGGTGTTCCCGAGTGTGGCGGCGTTGGTTCAACGCAATCTGGGCTTGGCCGGTATCCCGGCGTTTGATTTGACGGCGGCCTGTTCCGGTTTTGTTTACGGCCTTAGCGTTGCCGATCAATACATCAAATCCGGTGCAATCAAATACGCACTGGTCATCGGTGCCGAATGCCTGACCCGTATCATCAACTGGCAGGACCGGACCACCTGTATTCTGTTCGGTGATGGTGCCGGCGCGGTTGTCCTGGGTGCTAGTGAAGAACCGGGCATTCTGTCGACCCATATCCATGCCGACGGCTCTTACGAAGATCTGTTGTACTGTCCGAATCCGCTGCCGAATGATCCGGAGCGGGACGATCCGAAAGACAAAGAACGGTTCATCGTCATGCGTGGCAATGAAGTGTTCAAGGTTGCGGTTCGTACGCTCAGCAACATCGTGGATGAAACGCTGACGGCGAATGGACTCAGCAAGTCCGATATCGATTGGCTGATTCCGCATCAAGCCAATATGCGCATCATTCAGGCCATTGCCAACAAGCTGGACATGCCCATGGAGCGCGTTGTGGTCACCATCGGTGACCATGGCAACACCTCCAGCGCCTCGATTCCGTTGGCACTCGATGCTGCGGTCCGTGACGGTCGGGTTCAGCGCGGCCAGACCTTGTTGATGGAAGCCTTTGGTGGCGGTTTCACCTGGGGCTCGGCACTGGTCCGGTTCTGATTTTTCCTATCGAAGTTCGATGAAATTCTCACTGGCGTGATTGCAATGACTACAGCTTTTGTCTTTCCCGGTCAGGGTTCGCAAAGCGTCGGCATGTTGTCGACGTTTGCCGATGAAAATGTCGTGCGCGAAACCTTCGCCGAAGCCCGCGATGCCCTCGGCTACGATCTGTGGGCGCTGTGCCAGCACGGCCCGGAAACCGATTTGAATGTGACCTGGCGGACCCAGCCAGCCCTACTGACCGCCAGCGTGGCGTTGTATCGCCTGTGGTTGTCGCGTGATGGCGCCCAGCCGGCGCTGCTGGCCGGACACAGCCTCGGCGAATACTCGGCGCTGGTCTGTAGCGGCGCGCTGGCATTTGCCGATGCCGTGAAGCTGGTCGAAGCGCGTGGCAAGTTCATGCAGGAAGCGGTGCCGGAAGGGCAGGGCAAAATGGCCGCCATTCTCGGTCTCGATGATGCCGACATTCAGGCCGCCTGCGATGAAAGTGCGCAAGGCGAAGTGGTCGCGCCGGTCAATTTCAATTCGCCCGGTCAGGTGGTGATTGCCGGTAATGCAGCGGCGGTTGAGCGGGCGATGGAAGCGTGCAAGGCCAAAGGCGCCAAGCGGGCGTTGCCGCTGAATGTCTCGGCGCCGTCGCATTGCCTGTTGATGAAACCGGCGGCCGAGCGGCTTGCCACACTGCTGCAACAAATCACGATCAACATGCCGGCCATTTCAGTGATCAATAACGTCGATGTCGCCATCGAAACCGATCCGGCAAAAATTCGCGATGCCCTAGTTCGCCAGCTGTATCGTCCGGTGCGTTGGACCGAAAGCGTGCAAGCCTTGGCGGCCAGTGGTGTCACCCGGCTGATTGAGTGCGGTTCAGGCGCGGTACTGGCGGGGCTCGCCAAGCGCATCAACAAAGAATTGACTGCCACCAGCGTGCAGGACAAAACGGCATTTGACGCCGCGTTGGCCGGCTGAGCGGGGCGCCGCGGCAATCTGCCAGCGGGTTAATTGAGCAAAAGGAAGCGAACATGAATCTGGATCTGAACGGCAAGCTCGCGCTGGTCACCGGCGCCAGCCGTGGTATCGGCAAAGCGATTGCCTTGCAGCTTGGCAAGCAAGGCGCGACTGTTGTTGGCACTGCGACCTCGGACGCCGGCGCAGACAGCATCAGCCGCTACTTCGCCGAGCATGGCGTCAAGGGTAAGGGGCTGATGGTCAACGTTGCCGATGCCGCGTCAGTGGAAGCGCTGATGACCGCCATCGAAAAAGAATTCGGCAAAGCGCCTGATGTACTCGTCAACAACGCCGGCATCACCCGCGACAATCTGCTGATGCGGATGAAAGATGATGAGTGGGATTCGATTATCAATACCAATCTGTCGTCGATTTACCGGCTCAGCAAAGCCTGCCTGCGCAGCATGATGAAAGCGCGCTGGGGCCGCATCATCACCATCGGTTCCGTCGTGGGTACAATGGGCAACGCTGGCCAGAGCAATTACGCGGCCGCCAAAGCCGGTGTCATCGGTTTTTCGAAGGCCTTGGCCCGGGAAGTCGGTTCGCGCGGCATCACCGCCAACGTGGTGGCACCGGGCTTCATTGAAACCGACATGACCCATGCGCTTTCTGAAGAACAGAAAGAAAAGCTGTCGACCCAGATCCCGCTGGCCAAACTTGGTCAGGCGGAAGACATCGCGGCGGCGGTCGGTTTCCTGGCCTCAGAAGCGGCCGGTTACATCACCGGCGAGACTTTGCACGTCAACGGTGGAATGAATATGGCGTAAGTTCGTCGGTTCGTTGCTGCACCGCTTTGGTGCGAAAACATCCAGAACTTGCGCTAAGTAGTTGTTAAATCGCCGCATTTCGACAAGAATGTGGCGGTTTTTCTGGTCGAACCAGCAGCCGACCGGCGGTGCCCAAGCTTGCAAATGGGGGCCGAATCCATAAACTAGCTGCCTCGCTTGTCTAGAGGAATGTATTTCCATGAGCACTATCGAAGAACGCGTCAAGAAAATCGTTGTGGAGCAGCTTGGCGTAAAAGAAGAAGACGTCAATGCCGAAGCTTCCTTCGTTGACGATCTGGGCGCCGATTCGCTGGACACCGTTGAATTGGTTATGGCGCTGGAAGAAGAGTTTGATCTGGA is a window encoding:
- the plsX gene encoding phosphate acyltransferase PlsX, whose protein sequence is MTQVTLAIDCMGGDYGPPVTIPAALTALDKHPDLQLVLVGDEAAIRALLRQRNAEQHPRLRIRHTTEVVLMDDKPSVALRSKKDSSLRVALQMVRDGEAQACVSAGNTGALMALARFVVKMLPGIDRPAICTKLPTMTGHCHMLDLGANIDCDAEALFQFAVMGSVVASAVDGLSSPSVGLLNVGEEEIKGNEQVKKAAQLLGNTPAIRYIGFVEGNGIYAGEADVIVCDGFVGNAVLKASEGIVKLVMAKLKDEFTHSWISKIRAAVAMPVLKSFRNRLNPDQYNGASLVGLDGIVIKSHGGANEAATVCAIEEAIKEVHYNVPQKIRSEIEALLVSRAVS
- the acpP gene encoding acyl carrier protein; this encodes MSTIEERVKKIVVEQLGVKEEDVNAEASFVDDLGADSLDTVELVMALEEEFDLEIPDEEAEKISTVQAAIDYIKANSN
- the fabD gene encoding ACP S-malonyltransferase, with translation MAMTTAFVFPGQGSQSVGMLSTFADENVVRETFAEARDALGYDLWALCQHGPETDLNVTWRTQPALLTASVALYRLWLSRDGAQPALLAGHSLGEYSALVCSGALAFADAVKLVEARGKFMQEAVPEGQGKMAAILGLDDADIQAACDESAQGEVVAPVNFNSPGQVVIAGNAAAVERAMEACKAKGAKRALPLNVSAPSHCLLMKPAAERLATLLQQITINMPAISVINNVDVAIETDPAKIRDALVRQLYRPVRWTESVQALAASGVTRLIECGSGAVLAGLAKRINKELTATSVQDKTAFDAALAG
- a CDS encoding beta-ketoacyl-ACP synthase III produces the protein MTTQKSTYSKILGTGSFLPEKALTNFDLEKLVETNDAWIVERTGIRKRHVAGANESASTMGTEAAKRAIAMAGIRTEDIGMIVVGTATPDRVFPSVAALVQRNLGLAGIPAFDLTAACSGFVYGLSVADQYIKSGAIKYALVIGAECLTRIINWQDRTTCILFGDGAGAVVLGASEEPGILSTHIHADGSYEDLLYCPNPLPNDPERDDPKDKERFIVMRGNEVFKVAVRTLSNIVDETLTANGLSKSDIDWLIPHQANMRIIQAIANKLDMPMERVVVTIGDHGNTSSASIPLALDAAVRDGRVQRGQTLLMEAFGGGFTWGSALVRF
- the fabG gene encoding 3-oxoacyl-ACP reductase FabG → MDLNGKLALVTGASRGIGKAIALQLGKQGATVVGTATSDAGADSISRYFAEHGVKGKGLMVNVADAASVEALMTAIEKEFGKAPDVLVNNAGITRDNLLMRMKDDEWDSIINTNLSSIYRLSKACLRSMMKARWGRIITIGSVVGTMGNAGQSNYAAAKAGVIGFSKALAREVGSRGITANVVAPGFIETDMTHALSEEQKEKLSTQIPLAKLGQAEDIAAAVGFLASEAAGYITGETLHVNGGMNMA